DNA from Phormidium ambiguum IAM M-71:
TCTTCAGGATCGGATTCGATACATTCTTTGAGTATTTCTGATAGATGCGAACCCTCTTCGGAGTCCATTAACTTGTCTAAATCATCAAGAGAGTTTTTGCTATTTTTATCATTCATCACTTTCGGAATTGCTTCAGGGAAAAAACGTTTTTCAAGGAGAAAGTTAACCCAGCGCATCACCGGACTTTTTTCGGGGTTATAAGATTCAATTTTTTGGCAAATATAGAGCAACATTTCCTGTTTTGCTTCCTCATAAATATCCTCATAAATACCTTCAAATTGACCCCGATAAGGACGACACAGCCTCCCAGATTGGAGAATTCCTTGGACTAAGCGCATCAAAGCCTGCTGTCGTCCAACAGTCATCGGTGGATGTTTTTGAGCTTGAATGGCAAACTGTCTCAGTCGGTCATCCAATTCCTTGTCTTGCACCTGATACATATTCAATTTCCTGGAAATTAACTCTTCTTTTATTAAGAGTTCCCAAAATCAAGAGTCAAATCACGGTACAGATCGGTAACTTCTCCTAATCTTTCTCTCATTTTGAAAAGGCTCATTTTATTCAAAACGATCGTTTCTTTAATGAAACTTTACAAGTATGTAGTTGCGCTTCAGCGCCAAAGAAAGGCGCTAAAGCGCAACTACATACCTAAAATCACAAGTGCTGTGAGTCCAAGAAAAATAAAGTTTTGATAAAGTTGCACAGTTTTGCATAAAACCCACATCCAAAAACCGATAGGTAGATAGAACTCTTTCAAGAGTTACATTTTTAACCCAAAACTTTTAAATTCAGGAGAACTACCAATGAAATGGTTGACTGGTTATAGTAAAAAGCGCGAAGTTGCCAAAGGTTTCTCAAATCAACAATCTCGACAAACAGCACAAACATTCATTCTTGAGCCAATTTTGACTCCCAGTGGCATATTAGATGGTGGAGATGATACACCAGATCCCCTAACGATAGATTGGGAAACTAACACTCTACCAGAAGTAGATACAGTCGATAATGATGTAGCTCAAAGTGATATTAGTGAAACTAATGACGATTTTGATGCTGATATTAACCAAAATGAAATCGCAAACAATACATTAGAAACTGATATTTCTGATGAAGATTTAGAAACTGTAGATTTTATTGAAAACCTTGATAATCCTGAAACAGAGAGCGATGAAGTTCCCCCACAAGAAGCTAATGAATCTGAAACTTTACCAGTAGATTCTCCAAAAGAAACAACTGATTCTGACATTGAATTATCTGCAACTGCAAATAACGAAAACGCCGAGGAAATTGACAACACAAAAGTAGAAATTACTAATGATTCGGACACAAAAATTGATGAAACTGACGATTCAGAGCAGGTAATTGCCGAAACTGAAACAGACAGCAATGAAGAATTATCTATTTCTGATTCTGCTAATGAAGTAAATGAAACCGACAGTACACTAACTGGAGGTGAAACTGACGAAACTCCAGCAACTATTGTTGACGATCTTTCCGTTTCCGAACCCAACTTTGATTATGATTCAGGAGTTTTCACCGTTGGAGAAACAGGAGAAGTTGGCATAGACTTCTTATTTGACGGTGGTAAATATAAAGGCGAATTAGCAATTTTCAGCCTTGACGGAATGGATGAATTTGAACCAGGTTCTCAAGAGTTTATTCAAGAAGCAGTTAGTCGATCGTTAAGTAATTCGGAATTAGGCCATGTAGTAATTTCCGATGCTAGTGAAGGCGCGAAATTTAGTGGAAATTTAGGAGAAGCTAACTTCAATTCGGGAACATATTCAGGTGTCAAAACCTTTGCCATGCGTCCAGGTGATACCTTTGCAGTTATGCTTATTCCCAATGGAAAAGTAGAGCAAGTGTTTAATAATCCCGCCATTAGTGGTGCTTTACGTCCGCTATTTTCCTTAGTTACTTTTAACCCAAATGATGCTTTTCATGTTGGACAAATTGCCGATGTGACTGGTGATGGTAATACTTTTGTGATGGAAGATGTGCGGGTTGATTCAGGGTCCGATCGTGACTACAACGATATCATTTTCCAAGTCCGAGGTGCTACAGCTAAAGCTGCATTAATGGATGATGTAGTTGCTGATGGTAAAGATTGGCGCGGCAGCGATTTAGGTCAAGCTTTGATTGCTTATGCTGAACCTTATATCGAGGCAGAAATTGTTGATGATGTTGAACTGATTGATGAAGAAATTTCGGTTGATGATTTGATTTTACATTATGAGGTAGTTGAAAACCCATCTGATGAGTCTTTGCCAGTAAATGATAATCAAGAAGTCTCTGATGAGCCAATAGATGAAAAAGTAGCTGAAGATTCTCAAGAAGTTTCTGATGAGTCAACAGAAGAAAAAGTTGTTGTAGATAAACCAGAACTCTCTGATGAGGAAGTAGAAGAAATTCGGGCGGATTCAGAAATTGATGAAAAAGAAATTGTCTCTAGTTCACCTGCTGAAGATGTAGTTTCTGATGGGTTAGAAGACGATCGCACTTTAGAATCAGTTTCTCCCACTTCTGCAAATAACGAGAATGATGCAGTTGATGCTTTTGCAGAAAGTGATGAAGTAATAGAAGTTACTGATTCTCAAATTACTACTAAACCAGTTGATGTTGAGGATACGGTAACTAAAGACAAGATTGAAGAGGTGGTGAGTAGGGAGGAAAATGCGATCGCTTCTTCCACAATTACCACAACTCAAATAAAAACTGAAGTAGCTGAAATTAAGCCTGCTGTTACTGTAAATAATTCCTCACCAACTGTAGTCGAGGAAGTTGCTGTTGAAAATGTCAGCACATCTACACTTACTCCTGTTGTTGCCGAAACAAAAAATGTTGATTCGGTAGGTGAATTAAAAGCTGATTCTTCAATCATTAAAACTGTTGAAACTGGAAATGGTGGAACTCAGACAAATGTAATTAACTCTGATGTGGTTGTTACTGAAAACAAAATTGCATTTAACAGCCCTATTACTTCTACAGCGGAAACCACAAGTGCTGTAACTGTAACAGAAACTCAGAATCCAGCAGTAATAACTCCACTTCCAGCAGTATCGGCAAAACCGCCTATTCAGTTTGAATTCCCTCAAGAAAATCAGCCGTTAGTTGGGATAATTGATAAAGGTTTCAGTGCTAACAATCCCGATATTGATTACTCTCGGATTATTTTAGGGCAAGACCGAGTTGATGGTGATGCTAATCCATTGGTAGTAGCAGGTGAGGGGGATACTTCCGGGACTTCAACATTGGGCATTATTGGTGCAACTCAGAACAATAAAATTGGCATTAATGGTATCAATGATGATGCACCTTTATGGGTGGGACGTGCTGAGGTTAATTCCGACCAATGGGCGCAATCTTTGATGGAATTTGTAGATGGGGCGAAGACATCTAAGCAACCAAATGCGGTAGTCAATCTCAGTTTTAACTTAACTAACCCAGATGGTACACATCGGTTTGAATTGACGGGGGCAGAACGGGCAGCACTTGCTTACGCCCAACAGCATAATGTTTTAATTGTGGCATCAGCAGGAGATAATCCGGGGGAAATGTCTGCTGTTGGTCAAGCTTCTCTGGAGTTTGACAATATCGTTACAGTAGGTTCGGCTGAACGGGTAAATAATTCAGTTGCTCTGTCGAAAGCTTACGATCGGGCCAAATATTCTGGATCTGGTTATGCTCTAGATATTGTGGCTCCTGGTGGCACAGATGAGAAACCCATAACTGTTACCAGTGGGAACGGTGTCGCCAAGGAGTTTGGAACATTGGTAGCTACTGCAAAGGTAGGCGGTGCAGCTTCTCAAGTATGGGCTGCTAATCCAGATCTAAGCTATCGTCAGGTCATTGATATTCTCAAGCGGACTGCTACAGATTTGAAGACACCTAACTGGGATCTCGAAACTGGCGCAGGACTTCTTAATATTGCAGCAGCAGTGCACCTAGCGAAGGTTACGCCTGCCATAGATGTTGATGTACCTGTCAGGTATGACTTCAAAAAGTCCGATCAACCTTTAATTGGAATTATTGATACTGGCTTCAATGGCAAAAATCCAGATATTGACTATAGCCGGATTATTTCAGGACGTGACCTAGTTGACGGTGATACTAACCCCTTGCTGGAAACGGGACAAGGTAACGAGCATGGCACCCATGTTTTAGGAATCATTGGCGCGACTCAAAGTAATGGAATTGGCATCGATGGCATGAATGACGATGCGCCGATTTGGTTAGGTCGTGCGGTTGGTTCGGGTAAGTGGGCAGAATCTCTGCGGGAGTTTGTCAATGCAGCTAAAGCATCCAGTCAACCGAATGCAGTGGTCAATCTCAGTTTTGACTTAACCCAAATTAACCCCGATGGCAGTGTCACCACACGCTACGAGTTGACAC
Protein-coding regions in this window:
- a CDS encoding sigma-70 family RNA polymerase sigma factor, yielding MYQVQDKELDDRLRQFAIQAQKHPPMTVGRQQALMRLVQGILQSGRLCRPYRGQFEGIYEDIYEEAKQEMLLYICQKIESYNPEKSPVMRWVNFLLEKRFFPEAIPKVMNDKNSKNSLDDLDKLMDSEEGSHLSEILKECIESDPEDLFKNEYIENHPEANFQTVALKLLAGKTWKEISEELNVKIPTLSSFYRRSLKKFAAKLREYCREHGN
- a CDS encoding S8 family serine peptidase, producing MKWLTGYSKKREVAKGFSNQQSRQTAQTFILEPILTPSGILDGGDDTPDPLTIDWETNTLPEVDTVDNDVAQSDISETNDDFDADINQNEIANNTLETDISDEDLETVDFIENLDNPETESDEVPPQEANESETLPVDSPKETTDSDIELSATANNENAEEIDNTKVEITNDSDTKIDETDDSEQVIAETETDSNEELSISDSANEVNETDSTLTGGETDETPATIVDDLSVSEPNFDYDSGVFTVGETGEVGIDFLFDGGKYKGELAIFSLDGMDEFEPGSQEFIQEAVSRSLSNSELGHVVISDASEGAKFSGNLGEANFNSGTYSGVKTFAMRPGDTFAVMLIPNGKVEQVFNNPAISGALRPLFSLVTFNPNDAFHVGQIADVTGDGNTFVMEDVRVDSGSDRDYNDIIFQVRGATAKAALMDDVVADGKDWRGSDLGQALIAYAEPYIEAEIVDDVELIDEEISVDDLILHYEVVENPSDESLPVNDNQEVSDEPIDEKVAEDSQEVSDESTEEKVVVDKPELSDEEVEEIRADSEIDEKEIVSSSPAEDVVSDGLEDDRTLESVSPTSANNENDAVDAFAESDEVIEVTDSQITTKPVDVEDTVTKDKIEEVVSREENAIASSTITTTQIKTEVAEIKPAVTVNNSSPTVVEEVAVENVSTSTLTPVVAETKNVDSVGELKADSSIIKTVETGNGGTQTNVINSDVVVTENKIAFNSPITSTAETTSAVTVTETQNPAVITPLPAVSAKPPIQFEFPQENQPLVGIIDKGFSANNPDIDYSRIILGQDRVDGDANPLVVAGEGDTSGTSTLGIIGATQNNKIGINGINDDAPLWVGRAEVNSDQWAQSLMEFVDGAKTSKQPNAVVNLSFNLTNPDGTHRFELTGAERAALAYAQQHNVLIVASAGDNPGEMSAVGQASLEFDNIVTVGSAERVNNSVALSKAYDRAKYSGSGYALDIVAPGGTDEKPITVTSGNGVAKEFGTLVATAKVGGAASQVWAANPDLSYRQVIDILKRTATDLKTPNWDLETGAGLLNIAAAVHLAKVTPAIDVDVPVRYDFKKSDQPLIGIIDTGFNGKNPDIDYSRIISGRDLVDGDTNPLLETGQGNEHGTHVLGIIGATQSNGIGIDGMNDDAPIWLGRAVGSGKWAESLREFVNAAKASSQPNAVVNLSFDLTQINPDGSVTTRYELTPQEREALEYARQNGMMVVVAAGNDGGTMSALGQASQEFDNLITVGSVDDNGQRAAYASFGYGLDLVARGGSEDNQILATVGDGNDLKMLMGEEELPDDEMSVNLINAFENYLPGFKDAPEIDEDEDLSDFTPEEREAYEQATREIDASLSEYLAEATQKIAIEYAEGYVATQVEALESFVEAFDEDMPDVLMKAQELLQQSGFSADIKLDENEFDFAVPLDFGIGGMAGTSVAAAKVTGIVSQVWAANPDLSYVQVKEILKKTAVDLGQTGWDLETGAGLVNTAAAIDLARKTVPEAYQPQPIQSPTTWSGQDKVIPSERPVAVSVPPFTGRVMGAGYVTTVGFQRIRSGPGTGYAEVGQKYPGEAITFDAYENNGGLYSDPYVASSSRWYKIAGTNNWMWAGYIDNSPELAEQERQRQEAIRRAEEEARRAEEEARRAEEELRRIEEELRRAEEEARRRAEEEARQRQEQLQKAVQQVQSKLGSLGAPIGSSLSNGVSVYTFDKGSLLIQADGRFSFYENPENVTAEGLIINRPYVIDKFLGSEDPWKNSLEQTAFLLSGGTKNLGVQDLLSGIGRKLAYSATSPGENGFLLPRWGSFSKSLDDGLGLFAKTSQQWDDIFASSTAKLFRINPTTKFGTLYTKAAKNAGVFGAVLGLAPLAYEYFSKSDPEEKQKVLVKGAFDTAGTLAGAALFSLIPVPGATLVGGFVGGWLGSMAGDWVNENGASTGKAIVDAIGIGVSAVSSFGSNTVELLKQKAKAAKEKAQTTLQQAKAAYQTAQAAVQTAKAAYQTFKQETQQKVTQIVQQSKQKIQQEAQRVAQVVAQTSQKVGQKVAQTVVNYAKKAVNTVTNIINGGKQFVTNMVNTGKQIVNNIVDTGKKAYQAAKTFVTNTYETGKKVVAETAKVVNNAVNTVANTVSNGWNKAKSLFGW